ggtcccggtcccagGCCCGTCTTCGGGTTCCTCTATAACGTGAGCTTTATTTTCCAGGTGCCCTAAATCTGTGGAGAACTTCTGCGTCCACAGCAGGAACGCTTACTACAACGGCCACATATTCCACCGAGTCATCAAAGTAAGCGTCGAGGTCAGTGAGACTCTCCGAGTCGGCGAATCCGCCGCCTGACTCCGCCCACGTCTCCCTCCGCCGCAGGGTTTCATGATTCAGACGGGGGACCCCACCGGAACGGGCATGGGAGGCGAGAGCATCTGGGGGGGAGAGTTTGAGGACGAGTTCCACGCCACGCTGAGACACGACCGGCCGTACACGCTCAGCATGGCGAACGGCGGCCCCGGCACCAACAACTCCCAGTTCTTCATCACCGTGGTACCGACGGTAAGCAGTTCAGCACCGGGCCGCCGTCGCCCGTCGTTCGTTCGTGACCTGAACCCTTTCCCGTTTCCCCTCCTCCAGCCGTGGCTCGACAACAAGCACACCGTGTTCGGAAGGTGCACCAAAGGCATGGAGGCCGTCCAGAGGATTTCCAACGCCAAAGTCAACCCCAAGACCGACAAGCCGTACGAAGACATCAGCATCATCAACATCACCATCAAGTGATGCCGTTTTTACCGGAGCGGGTTAATAAACGAAGCGTCGAGTCGATTCGGGCGTGTCTGGAGAGTCGTCTGTTCGCCGGGAGGTTTCGCTTCGGACCGACACGCAGGGACGAAGCGGTCCGTCGGGCCGCGTGTAACAAAGACTTCAAAGGCTTTTCACACGTGcacgtttttgttttgcagatacAAGCAGCAAACATTACACAGCCACGAATAAAGACGCAATCGGGCGTCGCCGTTCGGGTTCACTAAAGTTCACATTACTGGGGGGGCGCCGTCGCCGCCAGCGAGCAGGACGGACATTTAAATAGGGACATTCTTACAAGACACTTTGTTTAGCGGTGAGAttaatattcaaccaaacagcggAGGGttagtctgcccccccccagaaaggcGTCAGTGTTCTCGCTCATAAATAAGTTCAGTAAGTAGTTTGTAACAGGAAACAGTCCACCCATGAGCGCCGCCGTTTCCTGGACCAGCGGTGGCTTTCAAACGGTTTCGTTATCGAATCGCCGTCACGCTGACAGGTCGGGTTTCTCGTTTCACAAAATgactccaagcagctcgtcctgCCGAATCCAAGCAGATCTGGAACCAAGATTGACTTGAAAGAAGTGCAATTGGCCACTTTGGGATATTCCCAAAAGTTCCTTTAACttccaggaagaagaggaaaccgGTCAGGAATGCTGGAGTCGCTTAGATCTCACCGATTGGCGGCGACTCTCCTGACCTTCTGCCAGCTTGAGGACTCGGTTTTAGCATTTGACCTGTTCCGGCGCGCCAACATTCTCGTGAAGTCTTTTATCTCGAAGGTCCTGTCAGGATCAAAGGCGTGTAGCTTAAACTATCTTTGTGAGACGGATTGCTCTGCTCTACTGTCACAGAGGTGAACATGACGGTTTAATGGAAGTCCTCTAGCCGCGGAAGCCATAAAAACCGCTCTGATCTCGGCtcgagagacaggaagtgacgtaaGAACGAAGCGGGATTTGTCGCCAGAGGGGATGAGTACGGCATTCGGGAGGAACCATTCATCCGTTCTCTTTGCCCAAAGTCggaaggatgaggaggagtcGTTTTAAAAGGGTAGCGTCTGGAAGGAGCGGGAGAAAGGGAcgcagggggaggaggaggcggagcttcaggcCACGTCCAGCACGCCTGCAGCCACCAGCTGCCTGGAGAGCCAGTCCAGGCCCTCGTGGAGCCCCATCCCGCTGCGGGCGTCGCAGCCCTGGATGTGCCAGCTCCTCCCACAGCACAGCTTGTGTAGGCTCAGCGACTCGGTCATCTCCTCCACGGACACGGCGCCGGGAACGTCCTGCGAACACCGACACGGAGATTAACGGCGGGCCGAACGCGAGTTCGTCCCCCGCCCCGCGGCGCCCGTTGCTGCTGTACCTGCTTGTTGGCGAAGATTAGCAGCAGGGCGTCCCGCAGCTCCTTCTCCGTCAGCAGCTTGGCGAGCTCGCTGTGCGCCTCCATCAGACGGTCCCTGTGGCAGCTGTCGATGACGAACACCACGGCTACGGCACAGGGAGAAAGGTGTAGCGGGCGCGGGGGTTAGACAGCAAGCACACCCGCGGTataagggggggcggggggggcacagacGCTACCTTGAGTGTTCAGGTAATAGTGTTTCCAGAGGGGGCGGAGTTTGTGTTTGCCCCCCACGTCCCAGATGGTGAATTTCAGGTTCTTGTATTCAACCGTCTCCACGTTAAAACCTTCAAACGGCGAGAAACGAGGTTAGCGTCCAGCCAGCGGGAGGCGTGTCCTCTGGGCGGGGCCTCCTACCGATGGTCGGGATTGGCTGCATGAACTCGTCCTGCTTCAGCTTGAAGAGGATGGTGGTCTTCCCCGCTCCGTCCAGCCCGAGGGTCACCACGCGGATCTCCATCTTCGGACCGATGTGGACCCGGTTGTCCTGGAGGTGCGAGCGATACGCGGTTCAGTCCGGCGGCAGGCCAGGACGGgacgtggagggggggggcgggggcggggcttaccttGGTGAAGGTGACGGGGATGCCGGCGTCCAGCTGGATGTGGTCCGCCAGCTCGGTGAActggtgctgctgcttctgaagCGTCTCCAGCAAACAGCTGATCTCCTGCTTGGCCAGAACGACCCTGCAGTCGTCCTGAGGAGCAGCGCGCAGCGTCACTCTGCTGCCACGCCCACCGGCCCGACGCACGTGGGCGGGGTCTCCTACCTGCTGAAGCGTCTTCTCGCAGTGCAGGCACGCGGTGGAGACCTGCGACAGCAGGATGGTCatgtcctcctgctgctgcctcagCCAGATCAGCCGCTCCCTGACGTGGGCGTCGACCACGCTCAGCGCCATCTCCTCCTGCCGGCACAGAGTCTCGTGGAGGTCGGCGAAGTAGGCCCGGACGCAGGAGCGGGCGCTCTCCGCCGTGCCGGGGACCTGATGAAGAAGACGTGGGACACGAAAGCAGCTCAGAGCGGTGCCGTCCCCGAAGTCCGTCCCAGCGCCGGCGCCCGAAGACGAGCGGGAAGCCTTACGTGTTCAGTGTGAGCCATGCCGACGCCGTCCTCCACCATCTGCTCGCCGCCTTCGATCTGCTGCACGATGCCCACCAGCTTCCGCGAGTACTCGGACACTTCGTCCGTGAAGGTGCGGATGCAGTGCGCCATGTCCAGAATGGAGGCGCGGATCTGATTCGCTTCGGTCTCCAGGACGGCGTGCTGAAGAGAAAGTCGGAACCGCGTCAGGCTCCCCCCATCCAACAAGACGCCGGTTGCGTTGAGGGGTCCTGGGCTACCTTGTGTCCCTGGTGCTTGCCGTACTCCttgcacacgcagcacatgaggGGTCCGGGCTGGCAGGCCTCCTCCAGGCACACGAACTCGATGGCGTGGACCTGGTGCTGAGGACACAGGGTCTTCTCGTGGGGCTTATCGGCCAGCGGGACGCGGCGGTGCTTGGCCAGCGTGCGGGTGGAGTGGCTGAGCTGGGAACACTCGGCGCAGAGGTGGGTGGCGCACACGGTGCAGTACACGGAGGCGGTGTGGCTCTCGTCCTCGTCGCAGCGAATGACacactggaggaagaggaggagcgcgGCTGAGAGACGGGGCGGGTGCGAGCGGTTCGCTTTGGAAAGTGGGAGTCGTCTTACTTCTCCCATGCCCTTCAGGGCGTCCTCGGCCATTCCCGACTGGTTGCTGGCTCCGTTCTGGAGTCGCTCCAGGAGTTCGAGAAGAGCAAAGTTCTTCTTCAGACCCCAAACTCCAGAGTCCCCTgggagggagaaaaacaaacctttgaAGATGAAAGACGTCTCTCTGAACCGGTTCTAACGGGGCAGGAAATGTAGAGAATGCAGAGAGGAGGTTATAACTTTATTCTCACCCAGCTCGGTGACCTGCCGGTCGAAGGGGCAGCGGACCGCCCGCCCGTGCAGCGGCAGCCGGGTCAGGCAATCGTGGCACACCGTGTGACCGCAGAGCAGAAGACGAGGGACCTTGTCCCCCTGGAGAGAGAAAACGTCCTCGCACACG
The nucleotide sequence above comes from Brachionichthys hirsutus isolate HB-005 chromosome 19, CSIRO-AGI_Bhir_v1, whole genome shotgun sequence. Encoded proteins:
- the trim23 gene encoding E3 ubiquitin-protein ligase TRIM23 isoform X2, encoding MAAAAAGLNKQGAVATMEPCIRHGRGASGHPVKVLECGVCEDVFSLQGDKVPRLLLCGHTVCHDCLTRLPLHGRAVRCPFDRQVTELGDSGVWGLKKNFALLELLERLQNGASNQSGMAEDALKGMGECVIRCDEDESHTASVYCTVCATHLCAECSQLSHSTRTLAKHRRVPLADKPHEKTLCPQHQVHAIEFVCLEEACQPGPLMCCVCKEYGKHQGHKHAVLETEANQIRASILDMAHCIRTFTDEVSEYSRKLVGIVQQIEGGEQMVEDGVGMAHTEHVSCFRVPRLLHQVPGTAESARSCVRAYFADLHETLCRQEEMALSVVDAHVRERLIWLRQQQEDMTILLSQVSTACLHCEKTLQQDDCRVVLAKQEISCLLETLQKQQHQFTELADHIQLDAGIPVTFTKDNRVHIGPKMEIRVVTLGLDGAGKTTILFKLKQDEFMQPIPTIGFNVETVEYKNLKFTIWDVGGKHKLRPLWKHYYLNTQAVVFVIDSCHRDRLMEAHSELAKLLTEKELRDALLLIFANKQDVPGAVSVEEMTESLSLHKLCCGRSWHIQGCDARSGMGLHEGLDWLSRQLVAAGVLDVA
- the trim23 gene encoding E3 ubiquitin-protein ligase TRIM23 isoform X3, whose amino-acid sequence is MAAAAAGLNKQGAVATMEPCIRHGRGASGHPVKVLECGVCEDVFSLQGDKVPRLLLCGHTVCHDCLTRLPLHGRAVRCPFDRQVTELGDSGVWGLKKNFALLELLERLQNGASNQSGMAEDALKGMGECVIRCDEDESHTASVYCTVCATHLCAECSQLSHSTRTLAKHRRVPLADKPHEKTLCPQHQVHAIEFVCLEEACQPGPLMCCVCKEYGKHQGHKHAVLETEANQIRASILDMAHCIRTFTDEVSEYSRKLVGIVQQIEGGEQMVEDGVGMAHTEHVPGTAESARSCVRAYFADLHETLCRQEEMALSVVDAHVRERLIWLRQQQEDMTILLSQVSTACLHCEKTLQQDDCRVVLAKQEISCLLETLQKQQHQFTELADHIQLDAGIPVTFTKDNRVHIGPKMEIRVVTLGLDGAGKTTILFKLKQDEFMQPIPTIGFNVETVEYKNLKFTIWDVGGKHKLRPLWKHYYLNTQAVVFVIDSCHRDRLMEAHSELAKLLTEKELRDALLLIFANKQDVPGAVSVEEMTESLSLHKLCCGRSWHIQGCDARSGMGLHEGLDWLSRQLVAAGVLDVA
- the trim23 gene encoding E3 ubiquitin-protein ligase TRIM23 isoform X1: MAAAAAGLNKQGAVATMEPCIRHGRGASGHPVKVLECGVCEDVFSLQGDKVPRLLLCGHTVCHDCLTRLPLHGRAVRCPFDRQVTELGDSGVWGLKKNFALLELLERLQNGASNQSGMAEDALKGMGECVIRCDEDESHTASVYCTVCATHLCAECSQLSHSTRTLAKHRRVPLADKPHEKTLCPQHQVHAIEFVCLEEACQPGPLMCCVCKEYGKHQGHKHAVLETEANQIRASILDMAHCIRTFTDEVSEYSRKLVGIVQQIEGGEQMVEDGVGMAHTEHVRLPARLRACFRVPRLLHQVPGTAESARSCVRAYFADLHETLCRQEEMALSVVDAHVRERLIWLRQQQEDMTILLSQVSTACLHCEKTLQQDDCRVVLAKQEISCLLETLQKQQHQFTELADHIQLDAGIPVTFTKDNRVHIGPKMEIRVVTLGLDGAGKTTILFKLKQDEFMQPIPTIGFNVETVEYKNLKFTIWDVGGKHKLRPLWKHYYLNTQAVVFVIDSCHRDRLMEAHSELAKLLTEKELRDALLLIFANKQDVPGAVSVEEMTESLSLHKLCCGRSWHIQGCDARSGMGLHEGLDWLSRQLVAAGVLDVA